The Nitrospira sp. genome segment TCTCACGTTCCCTGATGGCCAGCAACTTCGTGCCTTGGTGCAGCGTAGGGCTTGGCAATTGGGACCTTGGGTTCTGGCGGGACTGGGTGTCGGCGCTATGGCATCGTTCCTCGGGCTGGCGATTGCCGATATTCAAGGAGCCGCGTTGGCTCAATTATTGACTGTGACGATCCTCGGCGGTGTTCTTGCCCTCTGTGCCTATTTTGGCGGGCTCTATCCTTCCACATCATGGGTTCACACGCTCCGTCAGACCGCACCGGTTGAATTGTTGAAATATTGGTGGTGGCCTGGGATGGCCTTTGCCTCAACCTATTATTTAGTGACGATGGGGCTGTTGCTGTTTGTGCTGAGGCAGCCGACGATCACGCCGGGCTCAGCCGCCGTGATGGGCGCGCTGGTGACGGCGATGATGGGTGTGTACGGGTATTATCTGGGCAATCGCCGTCATGTGGAAGATGAACAGGCTCCGCAACTATCGAGTGGAATGTTGCGTTGCCCGTTTGTGATGGGGATTCTTGGGAAGACGGTCGGCACTGACGGTGCGGCTGAGGAGTTGCTGCTCGGGAAGACCGGAACGAAGGGGTAGGTGTATGGGTCAAGGATTCAGATTGAAGCGTTCTGCGATCAGGATTGCGACCTGCATCGCGACGGTCGCGATCGCCATTGGATGCGCGTGGAATGGACCAGATCTCTCATTTGCAGAGTTATCGACCGATGTGTACTTCGGCACTGAGGGGACTCCACAGGGACCGGCGGTTCCTGCTCCGCATGAGACGGCTTATCCGCGAATCGGCTCCTTGGACAGTCGGTTGCTGGTGTGGTTCGTGACACAGCAACATACCTACTTCGGCGGTTTCGTGCTCGCCCTTCCTTTATTTTGCGCGCTGCTCGAGTTCCTGGGTTTGACAACGAAGAAGCCAGCCTTGGCCCTTCGTTACGACGGTCTCGCGAGAGATCTGGCGAAGGTGGCGGTTTTGTCACTGTCGGTGACGGCGCTCATCGGCAGTACGATGTTGACGATGTTCATCACGCTGTACCCCAGTTTCATGACATATATGGGCGGGACGTTTAAAGGCTTCATGCCGGCCTACGCTGCCGTGTTCCTCGGTGAGACGCTGCTGCTGATCGTCTATTACTACGGTTGGAATCGGATGACGGATCGTGGCATGAAGTGGATCCACGCGGCGATCGGTATCCTGACGAATATTGTGGGGACAGCGTTGCTGACGCTGGTAAATTCTTGGTCTGCCTTCATGATGTCGCCGGCAGGGGTGGATGCGCAGGGGCGGTTCTTGGGGAATACCTGGCATCTGCTGCATTCCGCCCTCTGGAACCCGCTCAATGTTCATCGCTTCCTCGCGGACATCATGTCAGGCGGGGCGGTGGTGCTGGCCTATGCCTGTTATCGGTTTTTTACGAGCAAGACCGACGAGGAGCGAGCCTATTTCGATTGGGTCGGATATGTCTTTCTGTTTGTCACGGTCTGCGCGCTCATGCCCATGCCCATTGCCGGCTACTGGCTGATGAAGTCGGTGTTCATGTTTCGCCAGACTATGGGTGTGACGATGATGGGTGGGTTGCTCACATGGCTGTTTGTGGTCCAGGCACTCTTGATCGGTGTCTTGTTCCTGGGGATCAACTACTACCTCTGGCAGAGTATGGCTCGAATCAAAGGGGGCGAGCGCTATCAGCCTTACTATCAGCTCTTGTTGGGCGTGTTGATGCTGGCGCTCTTTATTTGGCTGACACCGCACACCCTGTTGATGTCTGCGAGTGAAGTGAAGGCGATGGGAGGAGCTCAGCATCCCGTGATCGGCAACTACGGAGTCATGTCGGCCAAAAATGGCGCCGTCAACATCTTGATTCTCGTCACTGCGCTCAGCTTTTTGTACTATCGCCGTGCGAATCGTACGATGACGATCTCGTGGGTCAGGACCGGAAACGCCCTCATCGCGATACTGTACGTGGTGGGTGCGTTGAACGTCATCTGGCTGTCTGTCTATGGGTTCTATTTGCCGGCAAAGGTTCGGGTCGGCCTTTCAGCTCCCCAAGCCCTCACGACGCTGACTGTGATCGTGGTTGGTGTGGTGATCAATCGTCTCATGCTTAGAGGAGCGGTGGTGCATGGCCCCATTCAGTGGGGGAAAATTCCGCTGCGCGGCATGGTCGGATTGTTCGGGTTAGCGGCATCCTTCAGTTGGGTCATGGGGTTGATGGGGTACATTCGCTCATCGGGACGCTTGTCTTGGCATGTCAGTGAGCTGATGGCCGATGTTTCGCCATGGGCCTTCACCCCGGACCTCCAATTCGCTACGAAAATGGTGACGCTGAATATGGTGGTGTTTTGGGTGGCGGTCCTCGCGCTGTTTTGGATGTGCGAGAGAGCACAGCAGCCGGTGATGGGTGAGGAATTCCGCGACAAACAAACTCCCCTACTCACGCCGGTTCCATCGCAAGAAACGTAGAAAGGGAATGAAGGATATGAAGCGTCGGGTTCTGCGTTGTGCAGCAATCGTTCTCAGCGTGCCGATGAGCCTTGTTATGTGGCAGCCATCCGTGTTTGCGCAAGGGCAACCATTAGTCCTGGAAGACTTTCAGGCGAAGGAAGCGGATGGATTTCCTTCGCAATGGGATCACGAAAATCAGCGAAGTCAATCGAAAGGCCGGGAAGCCTACAAGGTGCGGTCGGAGAACGGCACGAACTTTCTGTCGGCAAAAGATGCCGGTCAGCGAATCAAGAAGAAAAAAATCGACTGGGATCCCAAGGCCTATCCCATTTTGACCTGGCGCTGGCGTCTCAACAAAGCAACGACTGGAACAGAACCGCTGGCTGCAGTCTATGCTTCCCTCGATACCGATCTCCTCTTCATCCCGGTCTTCACAAAATATGTGTGGAGCGAGTCGAAACCGGATGGCACTTTAACGGAAGGCGGCATGTTTAGTGGCTCCGAGATTGTCGTCCAGACTGGAACGAAGGAGATCGGGCAATGGTTTGAGGAGCGTGTGAACGTGTACGAGGACTTCAAGCGGATTCACAAGCATGAGCCGGCGGAGAAGGCTTGGGGCATATCCATTATCGCGACACCTGGTGTTGAAATCGATTTTGGTCCGCTGATTGCCGTTTCGGCCAAGTAGCAATCCGTCTTTTCGATCCATGAAAGATCGATGTGATGACGAGGCGCAAAGCGTTTGATATCGCCCTAGGAATGACCGTGATGGGTACGGTCGGTACTCTGATCGGGCTGACCTTGGGCGGTGGGCTGATGCCCGTTGCCATAGCCGTTGGACTTGTTCTCGGGGTGGTGATCGGCTTTCTCGGCGGGCGTCGATTCCTCATCAGTATTCTGATCGGGACGGTGCTGGGTGGCGCGTTAGCCTGGATGCTGGTCGGAGTGGAGCGGGTGTGGGTTGGTGCCGGAGCAGGAGCTGCAATGGGTGGCTTCCTTGGCGTCCAGATTTCCATGCTGCTCGATGTGCGTGCTGCCAAGAAGGCGGCATTGGAACAGGGTGTGAAATCGGCGTCTTATCGGTAATTCCTACAAGTTGTAGAGGTGTCCGTGGAAAACAAGGGCGTCTTAGTCGGTTCCATCGTTTTCGTGTTTGCGTCGTTCTTTCTCATGATCGGCATGCTGGTCTACGAGTCCTATAAGGCAAATCAAATGAAACAGCTTGTCATGTCGGTAAAATCGGAAGCCCGACCGATGGCGAACAGCTTACCGGCTCAGGATTTCTCGATGTACAAGACGAAGACGGGGGATGAAGGTCGGGAGATGGTGCAGATCCCCGAAGGCCCTTTTACGATGGGAAGCAATGAAGGGGATCCGGATGAGGCTCCCGAGCATCAAGTATACCTTAAGGTGTTTTACCTCGATAAAAATGAAGTCACCCAAGAGGAATACATGCGCTTCGCGAAAATGACCAAGCGCCCTCTGCCCAGGATCGAGGTGTTCGAAGACGATCAGTCGAAGGTTTTGAAGCCGGGATTGGCTGCCATGAGTGTTTCCTGGGACGAGGCGGCCGCCTACTGCAAGTGGGCCGGCAAGAGACTTCCAACGGAAGCTGAGTGGGAGAAGGCCGGCCGTGGCGAGAGCAAGAAAAGATATCCATGGGGAGATAAGTTTGTCACGAATGCCGCCAACCTCGACGGCAGTGAAGACGGGTATAAGTATCTTTCCCCTCCTGGGTCCTTCGACGCGGGACGGAGTTCCTACGGCCTCTATGACATGACTGGTAACGTCGCGGAGTGGGTCGAAGATTCCTACGATGAGCACTACTACAAGAAATCTCCGTTTCGTGATCCAAAAGGACCAGAAAACGCAGATCTCAAAGTCGTGCGCGGTGGCTCATGGCGGGAAACCGAGCATAATGCGAGACTGTCAAAGCGATTTGCGGCCAAACATTGGCGAACAGATGTGACGATCGGTATTCGTTGCGCAAGTGATCTGGATCAAGCCGGGGGTGGTCCTGAGTCTTAGTATGCTGGAAACCAAGTTCAAGGTTGTCTTCTTGCTCGTCGTATTGGCCTGTGCCGCCATGCCCATCGTTGCGATTTTGCGAGGGACCACCGTAACGCCGTATGAAAAGCCGGTGCCTGGAACCAGCGCCGAAATTGAGTCGGTGGCAGATAGCGCTCCTGAAGAGGAACCTATTCCGGATGAGATGGTGACGATTCCGGCGGGGCCGTTCGTTCGCGGAACTGAGAGCGAGGGGTTCGATGAGCGACCGCAACGAACCATCTACTTGGATATGTTTGCTATCGATCGGTACGAAGTGACGAATCATCACTATCAGCAGTTCGTCCTGGCGACCGACCATCGGAAGCCCGGGCTACCCGCGCGTTACGCCAAGAGCGGTGGAAGGATGAAAGGAGCAAATCAGCCGGTCGTCTATGTATCGTGGGATGATGCGATGGAGTACTGCCGATGGAAAGGGAAGCGACTTCCGACGGAAGCCGAGTGGGAGAAAGCTATGCGTGGTACGGACGGAAGGCTCTGGCCATGGGGGAACAAAGAGCAGGCCAATGGCGCCAACTGGGCCCGAGTGCCGGATGGGTATGAGGTATCCGCGTCGGTGGGAATTTTTCAGACTGACAAGAGCCCCTATGGAGTGATGGATGGAGCGGGCAACGTCATCGAGTGGGTGGCAGATTGGTACGATGAAGCGTACTACAAGAGCTCGCCGGAAGAGAATCCACCGAGCCCTGAATATGGCACCTACCGGGTGCTTCGCGGCGGAGGCTATACGACGACCGGAGGAGATGTTCGAATCACTAGTCGAAGCAAGATGATGCCGGACTTTCGAGATGAGACGATCGGATTTCGTTGCGCAATTTCAAAGACAGAAATGAAAGAAGAGGGGGAGAAAAAGCCAGATGAATTTACAGAAAATCGAAGTAGTAGAGAATCAAAAACACGGCCAAAATGAGGTTGACAACCATGCCGGCCAAAACTATAATGTCAAACACTTTTGAGTTTTTCGTCACGGGTGCTCCTGTTTGATGCGTCCAGATGCGACAAAATCTGATAACACAGGGTTGGATGTCTGTCAAGAAACTGTAGTGTTTTTGGATATCTTGTAAATTCTATTTCTTGAGCAGGAGTAAAGAGAACAATGGCAACAGCTACACCTGACAGCGAAATAAAGATAAAAATCGGCAAGATGATTTTCTACATCACCTGCGCCGTCGGGATATGGTTTTTCTACTGGCTTGCTGGAATCCAATGTCCCTGCTGAGATCGTGAATCTCGCCTAAACCACAGGGCTCTGGTTCGCAGTTCAATCAAGATATGGCCAGGTAAAAATAGAGGAGAAGAGGGAATGAGCGCGTTGAATAATCCAGTCATTGCCGTGATTGTCTCTCTTGTTATCGCGGTCGGCTATTTTACGTTTGTTGACCATTACCTAATGGATATGCAGGGGCTGGACTTCTGGTACCTGTTCCGAAAATAGGCCGTGAGAGGTAGTCAAGCCTTCTGCTGAACATCCTCAATTTAACATAAGTGTATTTAAGGAGGTATTCCATGGGCCTTTTAACCGGCAAGCGCGTATTTTCGATCATGGCGCTCTGCATGATGGTCGGCCTCCTTCTACTCCCAATCGTCATAGCTCTGCCTTCGCCGGCTATCGGTGAAGAGGCTCCTGCTGGCGATGCGGCGAAGAAGGATGGAGATAAAGTTGAGAAGGGTCGGGATGTCTATTACAAGACAGAGGGTATCGTAGTCGGCGCTCCCGCTCCTAAGACCACGGATGGTCCCAAGGACTATCCGCGATACAACTTCGAAAGTCGTGTCTTGATCTGGTTCGCCAACCAACAGCATCTTTATTATGGGAGCTTCGTGTTGGCTGTGCCGATTTTCTGTATGATCATCGAGTTCATGGGCGTCGTGACCAAGGACAAGGCGCTTGCGAAGCGTTACGATCAACTGGCCTATGATTTTATCAAGATCAGTCTCACGGCTTACTCACTCACGGCCATTCTTGGTGGCATTCTGATCTTTACATTTCTGACTCTGTATCCGGCGTTCTTCGGGTATCTGTCCAGTATCTTCCGCCCAGTCATGCATATCTATGCATTGATGTTCGTGGCTGAGAGCGGGACCCTCTATATCTATTATTATGGGTGGGACAAGATGAAGGAGGGTTTCCTCAAGTGGATTCATCTGAGCATGTCGGTGGTTTTGAACGTTATCGGCACGCTGCTCATGTTCCTGGCGAATTCTTGGATCGGGTTCATGATGTCGCCCGCCGGTGTCGACGAGCAGGGTCGGTACTTGGGGAATATCTGGCATGTTATTCATACTGCCTTGTGGAATCCTCTCAACCTCCACCGCATTCTGGGCAACATGGCGTTCGGTGGAGGAGTCGTGGCCGCCTACGCCGCGTATAAGTTCCTGTCGGCGAAGACCGAAGAGGACCGTGCCCACTACGATTGGATGGGCTACATCGCAATGGCGCTTGGCGTGGCCTTCTTGATCCCATTGCCATTCGCCGGATATTGGCTCATGCGCGAGGTGTACGCGTATCGTCAGCAGATGGGCATCACTTTGATGGGCGGTTTGCTTGCCTGGTTGTTTATTATCCAGGCCACGATGATCGGTATTCTTTTCTTGAGCACCAATTACTATCTCTGGCAGGCAATGGGCCGTATGCGCGGCGCTGAGAAGTATCAACGGTACATTAAATATCTTGTGTTTCTGCTCATCTGCGGATTCTTGGTGTTTATTACGCCGCACACCATGGTGATGTCGCCGGCTGAATTGAAGGCCATGGGAGGACAGCAGCATCCGGTGCTGGGTAACTTTGGGGTCATGTCGGCGAAGAATGGCGGCATCAACGTCATTATTACGACGACCGTCCTGAGTTTCATTTGGTATATGCGAGGTAATAAGGTCTCAACCGTCTCATGGGCGAAGTTCGGGAACATCTTTATGGGAGTATTCTTTGCCTGCGCGTACATCAACATTATCTGGCTTGCTATTTACGGGTATTACATTCCTGCGAACGTGCGAGTCGGGTTATCCGTTCCGCAAGTGGCGACAACCTTGTCATGCCTCTTCTTTATGTTCGCGCTGAACACTGTGATGATGAAGGGGGCAAAGCAAATGGGGCCGATTGAGTGGGGTAAGATTTCCGTCCGCTCACAGTATGCCCTCATCATGTTGGCGACGGCTTTCACCTGGATGATGGCATTAATGGGCTATATTCGCTCTTCCGTTCGCCTGTTCTGGCACGTCAATGAGATCATGCGGGATAACTCCCCTTGGGCCTATACGCATACGGTTGGATTCGCCGCTAACATGATTTCATTCAATGTACTGTTTTTCTGGATCAGTATCCTTTTCGTCTTCTGGATGGGCAGCTTGGCGGCAAAGAAGGCTCCGGTGGAGGCCAAAGCCGGCATCCCAGGCAGCGTCCCGCAGCCGGCTGCTAGTCACTAATCGGAGTCTTATAGTTGGCTCATCGGGGGAGATCTTTTCCCCCGGTGATAGCTGTAGGAGGTCAAGACCTTGGGTAATCTGATTGCTCAAACGCTCTCGGCGAGTTGGATGGCTCTGGCTATCCTTGCAGGCCTGATGGTTTATTTTCAGATGTCTATCAGCGACCCTGCTGCCAAAAAACGTGCGGTGTTCAAGACATTCATCGGAATTGTTTCCTGCTTCCTCCTGTTCATGGCAATCGTCAATTACAAAACTAATTTTTATGGCGAAAGTCGTTTGCTGCCGGTGTCTCTTGTGACGATTACCGTGACGACCTTCGTCATGGCGTTGTACTTTACCAATCTTAGTGCAATGTTGAGGGTCGGCGGGTTTATGTTTTTCGTGGCTGCGTTCCTTTCGGGATATGGGAACTGGCTTCCGCAAGTTGAGGGAGGGTTTCCTCCCAAAGAAGAAAAGTTGGATTTCAGCTCCATGACGTCTCAACAGTTGGCTGACGAAGGTGAAAAGATTATTTTTGGAGGGATTGGAAAGAATAAGGAGCAGGGGGCTATCGGAAAAGGTCAATGTCCACTGTGTCACGCCTTTCACGCCGGTATGCTGGGTGAGCGAGCTCCAAATCTCTTAGGTCTTCCGGAGCGTTCCGAGAAAGAACGGTTGGCAGATCCTAAGTATTCCAAGGGTAATCCGTCGAAGCGTGAATATGAAGTAAAGGAAGCGTTCCCAGGGTCTGGAACCGCTGAAAATGCTCTCGAGTATATTGCCGAATCCCATGCCTGTCCGAGCTGCTACGTTGTGGCTGGGTATGGAGTGAAGGGAACTAACGACAAGCAAAGTCCAATGCCGGCTATTCACAAGCCGCCTATCTCTCTCAGTCTTCCTGAGCTGGCAGCAGTAGACACGTGGTTCTATGTCCGTGAAGGGCGCGATGCTCCCTCTTTTGAAGAGATCGTAAAGGCCTACGAGAAGTTTATTCCAGAAGCAGACCGTCCTAAAATGGCCGAAGACAAGCCTGCGGGAGCCACTTCGTTGATGGCTGATGGGTCAGAACCTGTCGACCAGATTTTTGCTAAAGCACAATGTGTATCATGTCATACGATTCCAGGGATCCCTGGGGCAATGGGGACGATCGGTCCCAAGCTTGAAGAAGGCACTAGCGCTCCACAGCGCATAAAGGACCCCACGTATAAAGGTACTGCAAAATCTCCTGCTGAATACATCATGGAGTCTATCGTGGATCCCAGTGCCTATGTTGTAAAACCATTCCCGGATAACACAATGCCGAAAGTCTTCGGGCAGAAGCTGAGCGCTGGTGCTTTGAAGAAAATCGTCGACTATTTATCACAAGTCAAGACTGGAGCGCCGCCACCGAAGATTTGATAGCGTCCGGTTGTCTTTATCCGGAGACCAAAGGGAGTTTTCCAATGAAAGCGTTAATGTCGCTTGGTGCTCTGATAGGAGTAGCGGGGCTTCTCCTGCTGGGAGGGATGATCTTCGATGTTATTCCCTCGAATACCGTACGTTTAGTCGAAGGCTATATGCCCATGCAAATGCTTTTTGAGTTTGCATGCTTCGTCGCCGGCTTTGCAGGGCTGAGCTATATGATGAGCGCTATGGGCATGGCGCTTCCTCGTTTTTGGCAGGGGATCGGTTTCTGGGCGTTCGTTCTACTGTATTTGAAATTCCGCGTCTATCCACCGATTCCATTCAGCGTCCGCGCCATGTATGGCACCGTGTCTCTCGTCGCGGTCTTCATGTGGGTCTCGGCTAGTGAGGAAGATTGGAAGAAATTCAAGCAACCCATCATGAACGTACTCGACGCGCAGACCGGGATGAACAGACTATTGCGCTATGCCTATCTTGTGATTCTACCCATCCTTATCGGTGGGTTTTCCTACAACGTTATGATGCCTAAATCAGAAGAACCGATCGAGTTACGAACAGTTCACCCAGCGCCTCCGGCCAGCACAAAGGTTCATGGTAAGACCTATACATTGCAGACTTCACAGAATCCATACCGGGTGAATCAGGAAGGGAAATACGATCAGGAGTACACGAACGCCAATATTGTCGAGCAAGGTATGGGTCGGTTGATGAAACCGAATGCCAACCCATGGGATGACAAAAATCAGGGGTACTTGAAGTATGTGCGTGAGGGTGGAGAGATATTCTTCCAAAACTGTCATTTCTGCCACGGAGATAATCTTAACGGCCGCGGCCTACATGCCTTCGCCTTCAACCCGATTCCTGCAAACTTCACCGATCCCGGTACTATTGCTCAGCTTCAAGAAACATTCATCTTTTGGCGAGTTTCTAAAGGCGGCATCGGGTTGCCCAATGAAGGATTTCCTTGGGCCTCGGTTATGCCCCCATGGGAACAGCATTTAACGGTAGACGAAATCTGGAAGGTGATTTTGTTCGAATATTGGCACACAGGGTACTATCCACGAACCTGGGATTAGTCACCATAACCCTTTAGAATGCCAACCAGACATAACGAAGAAGAGGCTTAACATGATGGACAGCATAACTCAGAAGGCCGGAATTGCAGCGGTTGCTGCCTTCGGAGTGGTTCTAGTGTCTAGCGCGGGATATTCGTCCGTTTCAGCCCAAGGGCTTCCTGAGGGTTTTAAAAAGGGTGATCTCGCGCCAGAACCGTCGGCAGAAATGATTGAAGCAGGGAAGCGAGTCTATTTCACCAAGTGCGTCTGGTGTCACGGTGTCGATGGTGCCGGTGACGGACCTGGAGCTGATCGACTCTGGCCTCGCCCGCGAAACTTCAATCAAGGGACATTCAAGATTCGCCATACAGCGAGCGGCGAGTTGCCGTTGTTCGATGCGAAAAAGCCGATCCCAGGTCAAAACGATCTCTTTGAGACGGTTACTCATGGGCTGCCTGGTTCCGCTATGCCATCCTGGGAAGGCATTCTGACCGAAGAACAGCGTCTTCAAGTCCTGGCTTTCGTCACAACACAACTGGTCAAGGATCGAAAATTTACGGATAAACAGTCGGAAACTCAAACGGTATTACAGTTGGCTGAAATCAAGGCAAAACCCGCAACCGATGAAAGCAAGAAACGCGGTTCCGAACTCGTCGTCGAGAAGAAGTGCGTCGAATGCCACGGGATGGAAGGGCGTGGAGATGGGAACGCCTTTAATTTGAAGGACGACTGGGGTTTCTCGATTCAGCCGGCCGATTGGCACAAGTGCTGGAACTTCCGTGGGAGCCGTCAGGATCCATACAACGTGGGCAACATTTTTCGAACTTTCTCGACGGGTGTCAATGGTACGCCGATGCCCTCGTTTGCCGACAACACTACGGTTGATGAACGATGGGATATAGCGAACTTTGTTAATTCGCTCTGTGAAAGGGACGCATTAGGCAATCCGCTGCCGATTGATCCGTTGACCGATAAGCCGAAAATCAACTTCGTGGTCCCATCCGATCTCGTTGAGGGAGAAATTCCGACCGACATGGAACATGAAGCTTGGAAAAAAGCTCCGAAGCGATATGTGGCTATGGGTGGACAGATCACTCATAAACCTAGGAATTTCGTCAACCGGATCGACGATATCTGGGTGCGGTCACTCTACAATGATAAATCGATCGTGTACCTTTTGGAGTGGGATGATAGAACCAAGAGTGTCGCAGAGGGCAAACTTCCATGGGCTCCGACTCAGGTCAATATCGATATTAAGGAACAGGAGCCAAAGACAGGTGAAGGAGAATCCATTGCTGCTCACCAAAACAATTACACGGTATACAACGATGCGATTGCCATTGAGACAGCAGTAAAGTGGAAAGAGCTACCTGCGCCGATCAAGCCTCGCTACTTGTTTGGTACCAACGACCAATTCCCGGTTGATATCGTCAAGTGGGAAGCAGACGGATCCCTCCGCGCGTTCAAAGGCACGGGTTGGGATAAGGATTTTGAAGAACGTGATAACTACGAAGAAAGCATGAAGCTCTTGAAGGGCGAGTGGAAGGACGGTCGTTGGTATGTCATGATCCAACGGCCACTCGGCAATAAGAAGGATCAGGACTACGACGAGGATACATTCTTCGAGATGGGGCAATACATTCCGACGGTGTTCTTTGCCTGGGATGGCCACAATGGCGATGCGGGACGAAAGATGGCGGTTTCCGCATTTTTCTATACATTCATGAACCCGCCCATTCCGCGGGAAACGTACATCTATCCGGCAGTTATTGCGGTCGGTGTGGTGCTGCTCGAAGGGTGGGTCCTGACCCGTCGTGCGAACAAGAAAAAGGGTAAGACCCTGTAGCATTTCTTAGACACGCGCGTTAGCGTAGTAAGAAGATAGAGGGGGTGGGGCGACCTACCCCCTCTTTTTTTCAAACAGGTGACGTGCTCATGATCAGCGATGTGACGGGCGTCCTACTGGCCGGGGGAAAGAGTAGGAGGATGGGAGAGGACAAGCGATTTGTCCTTGTCGGTCAGCGGACTCTCTTTGAGCGAAGCTGCGCCGTTCTCTGTGAATTGTTTGAGCAGGTTTACGTTGTCATCGCTCAAGACAGTCCTTCGCTGCGAGCAGAAGTACCAGTGGTCCGCGATCTTATTCCAGACTGCGGAAGCCTTGGAGGATTGTACACGGGCCTTCAACGGGCTCAGACTCAACATATTTTCCTTGCTGCCTGTGATATGCCGTTCCTAAACCCGGATGTCATTCGGCATATGGTTCGCCTGAAAGACCAGGCTGATATTGTTATCAGTCGGTGGGCGAGTCGTCTGCAGCCGACTCATGCCGTGTACGGCCGAGACTGCCTTCCGGTTCTTGAGGAGATGATGAATCTCCATAATCGGAAGATTCAAAGCATGATAGGTCATCCCGCTCTTCGCGTGCGCGTGATTGCTGAAATGGAGATCAGGCAAATCGATCACGATGGATGTTCCATGTTCAACATCAATACGCCGGCCGATTTAGAGCGCGCTCGATCAGTGCACAATCCTGGTATGGGTTCCGTGTCATAGTGGTTCGGAAAGACACGTGAAACGCATCATCCTTATCATTCATCCCGGTGCACTTGGGGATGTCCTGCTGGCTGTCCCAGCGATAAGGAGTCTGAGTGTGAGGTTTCCCCAACATGAGACCATCCTCATCGCTTCTGCAGCCGTGAGCCGACTACTACTGGAGTGTGGGGTGATTGGCGATTGGGTTTCATTGGAAGGGCAATCATGTCTGGGGTTATTTTCAGAAACTTTATCCATCTCCGGCGAATTGCAATCAAGGGTGAACCGATGTGATCTGGCTGTGGCTTGGACGGAGGACAGGGATGGCGCCCTTCATTCACTATTTCGGGAAGCGGGCGTAAGGCTGGTTCAGATTCGGTCGCCATTTTCTCGAGAGTTACGCGCGAGGCATCAGAGCAACCGCTTTCTGGAGACGCTGGGTAAAACGGCTGGAGATATTTCGCCAGGGGGAACGGTACAAGTTTGCCCACAACTCTTGCAGTGGGGTAGAGACTTTCTTGAGACTTTGGGGATTTCCCACGATCAATCGTTGGTCCTCGTGCATCCGGGCAGCGGAAGCATTCACAAGTGTCTTGAACCCAGAAGAATGTCCTTGCTGATCGAACAGCTATGGCGAAGAGGGACGTGTCCACTAGTTTTGGAGGGACCAGCGGATCGGGATGTCGTGGGCCATGTGCTGCAGTTTGTGAGTAAGCCACCCCTTGTTCTTAGAGAGCTTGATCTTTCTCAGCTTGCC includes the following:
- a CDS encoding c-type cytochrome, which translates into the protein MGNLIAQTLSASWMALAILAGLMVYFQMSISDPAAKKRAVFKTFIGIVSCFLLFMAIVNYKTNFYGESRLLPVSLVTITVTTFVMALYFTNLSAMLRVGGFMFFVAAFLSGYGNWLPQVEGGFPPKEEKLDFSSMTSQQLADEGEKIIFGGIGKNKEQGAIGKGQCPLCHAFHAGMLGERAPNLLGLPERSEKERLADPKYSKGNPSKREYEVKEAFPGSGTAENALEYIAESHACPSCYVVAGYGVKGTNDKQSPMPAIHKPPISLSLPELAAVDTWFYVREGRDAPSFEEIVKAYEKFIPEADRPKMAEDKPAGATSLMADGSEPVDQIFAKAQCVSCHTIPGIPGAMGTIGPKLEEGTSAPQRIKDPTYKGTAKSPAEYIMESIVDPSAYVVKPFPDNTMPKVFGQKLSAGALKKIVDYLSQVKTGAPPPKI
- a CDS encoding c-type cytochrome: MMDSITQKAGIAAVAAFGVVLVSSAGYSSVSAQGLPEGFKKGDLAPEPSAEMIEAGKRVYFTKCVWCHGVDGAGDGPGADRLWPRPRNFNQGTFKIRHTASGELPLFDAKKPIPGQNDLFETVTHGLPGSAMPSWEGILTEEQRLQVLAFVTTQLVKDRKFTDKQSETQTVLQLAEIKAKPATDESKKRGSELVVEKKCVECHGMEGRGDGNAFNLKDDWGFSIQPADWHKCWNFRGSRQDPYNVGNIFRTFSTGVNGTPMPSFADNTTVDERWDIANFVNSLCERDALGNPLPIDPLTDKPKINFVVPSDLVEGEIPTDMEHEAWKKAPKRYVAMGGQITHKPRNFVNRIDDIWVRSLYNDKSIVYLLEWDDRTKSVAEGKLPWAPTQVNIDIKEQEPKTGEGESIAAHQNNYTVYNDAIAIETAVKWKELPAPIKPRYLFGTNDQFPVDIVKWEADGSLRAFKGTGWDKDFEERDNYEESMKLLKGEWKDGRWYVMIQRPLGNKKDQDYDEDTFFEMGQYIPTVFFAWDGHNGDAGRKMAVSAFFYTFMNPPIPRETYIYPAVIAVGVVLLEGWVLTRRANKKKGKTL
- a CDS encoding cytochrome c gives rise to the protein MKALMSLGALIGVAGLLLLGGMIFDVIPSNTVRLVEGYMPMQMLFEFACFVAGFAGLSYMMSAMGMALPRFWQGIGFWAFVLLYLKFRVYPPIPFSVRAMYGTVSLVAVFMWVSASEEDWKKFKQPIMNVLDAQTGMNRLLRYAYLVILPILIGGFSYNVMMPKSEEPIELRTVHPAPPASTKVHGKTYTLQTSQNPYRVNQEGKYDQEYTNANIVEQGMGRLMKPNANPWDDKNQGYLKYVREGGEIFFQNCHFCHGDNLNGRGLHAFAFNPIPANFTDPGTIAQLQETFIFWRVSKGGIGLPNEGFPWASVMPPWEQHLTVDEIWKVILFEYWHTGYYPRTWD
- a CDS encoding molybdenum cofactor guanylyltransferase — protein: MISDVTGVLLAGGKSRRMGEDKRFVLVGQRTLFERSCAVLCELFEQVYVVIAQDSPSLRAEVPVVRDLIPDCGSLGGLYTGLQRAQTQHIFLAACDMPFLNPDVIRHMVRLKDQADIVISRWASRLQPTHAVYGRDCLPVLEEMMNLHNRKIQSMIGHPALRVRVIAEMEIRQIDHDGCSMFNINTPADLERARSVHNPGMGSVS